The following are from one region of the Streptomyces rubrogriseus genome:
- the thpR gene encoding RNA 2',3'-cyclic phosphodiesterase → MRLFAAVLPPEDVTAALAAEVAVLRGLPGADGLRWTGRPGWHLTLAFYGEVDDDVVPDLSARLERAAHRTAPFELALRGGGQFGRGRALWVGAEGGLATLRLLVSRAEAAGRRAGVGTGEHRRYRAHLTLARSRQAFDVRPYVEALSGFTGPTWTVTDLALVRSNLPESGVPGELPRYEAVARSPLGSSG, encoded by the coding sequence ATGAGACTGTTCGCCGCCGTACTGCCGCCCGAGGACGTCACCGCCGCCCTCGCCGCGGAGGTGGCCGTGCTGCGGGGGCTGCCCGGCGCCGACGGGCTGCGCTGGACCGGCCGTCCGGGCTGGCACCTCACCCTCGCCTTCTACGGCGAGGTCGACGACGACGTCGTACCCGACCTGTCGGCCCGCCTGGAGCGCGCGGCCCACCGCACCGCGCCCTTCGAACTGGCGCTGCGCGGCGGCGGCCAGTTCGGCCGCGGCCGGGCGCTGTGGGTGGGGGCGGAGGGCGGCCTGGCGACCCTGCGGCTGCTGGTCAGCCGCGCCGAGGCCGCGGGGCGCAGGGCGGGCGTCGGGACCGGCGAGCACCGCCGCTACCGGGCCCACCTGACCCTGGCCCGCAGCAGACAGGCGTTCGACGTCCGCCCCTACGTCGAGGCGCTCTCCGGCTTCACCGGCCCCACCTGGACCGTGACCGACCTGGCGCTGGTCCGCAGCAACCTGCCGGAGTCGGGCGTGCCGGGCGAGCTGCCCCGTTACGAGGCGGTCGCCCGCAGCCCGCTCGGCTCCTCCGGTTAG
- a CDS encoding aminoglycoside adenylyltransferase family protein, giving the protein MPERDRDRTDHLVALVRRHLDQDGDVLGVYAHGSATLGGLRPYSDLDLLVVLGRPTTYGQRERLTGELLGVSGGGGRPVELIAVVRDDVRPWRYPPRREYLYGEWLRDSYERGAVPEPEDDPDLAPLLTMVLRADAPLYGPPPAALLDPVPHGDLRRAIAAGVPELLTGLESDTRNVLLTLARVWSTLVTGDIRSKDAAADWALGRLPASYRPPLAHARAVYLGQGTENWSGRAVRSCAGRLVREIRAAYGDEGPGE; this is encoded by the coding sequence ATGCCAGAGCGGGACCGGGACCGCACCGATCACCTCGTCGCCCTCGTCCGGCGTCACCTCGACCAGGACGGCGACGTGCTCGGCGTCTACGCGCACGGCTCGGCCACCCTCGGCGGGCTGCGACCGTACAGCGACCTCGATCTCCTCGTCGTCCTGGGGCGCCCGACCACGTACGGGCAACGCGAGCGGCTCACCGGGGAGTTGCTCGGCGTGTCCGGTGGTGGGGGGCGCCCCGTCGAGCTGATCGCCGTCGTGCGGGACGACGTCCGGCCCTGGCGGTATCCGCCCCGCCGGGAGTACCTGTACGGCGAGTGGCTGCGCGACTCCTACGAGCGCGGCGCCGTCCCGGAGCCGGAGGACGACCCCGACCTGGCTCCGCTGCTGACGATGGTGCTGCGCGCCGACGCCCCGCTCTACGGCCCGCCGCCCGCGGCCCTGCTCGACCCCGTGCCGCACGGCGACCTGCGGCGGGCGATCGCCGCCGGGGTGCCGGAGCTGCTGACCGGGCTGGAGTCGGACACGCGCAACGTGCTGCTCACCCTCGCCCGCGTCTGGAGCACGCTCGTCACCGGGGACATCCGGTCGAAGGACGCGGCGGCGGACTGGGCCCTGGGGCGGCTGCCCGCCTCGTACCGGCCGCCGCTCGCCCACGCGCGCGCCGTCTACCTCGGGCAGGGGACGGAGAACTGGAGCGGCCGGGCCGTGCGGTCCTGTGCCGGCCGGCTGGTCCGGGAGATCCGGGCGGCCTACGGGGACGAAGGGCCGGGGGAGTAG
- a CDS encoding GDSL-type esterase/lipase family protein: protein MLRFMFVGDSMTIGSAGEHTWRYRLWQHLRDSCGRPFTFVGPRETLHDRVTDAPTSCAYAEPGFPRAHLAGWGEGWHHMTPLIAETVRSCRADVLLVSLGLIDLGFYTNAEQTAANVRAFVANARSANPRVRVAVMPVLHNIRVDADETFAEQVAHFNELLVKTVADLDAEGSPLLLVPPPPGYDFHTDTYDGTHPNESGEHRIAEAFATAMDEEWGLGGPYSPGPSSP from the coding sequence ATGCTCAGGTTCATGTTCGTCGGCGACTCCATGACGATCGGGAGCGCAGGCGAACACACGTGGCGCTACCGGCTGTGGCAGCACCTGCGCGACTCCTGCGGCCGCCCCTTCACCTTCGTCGGCCCGCGCGAGACCCTCCATGACCGGGTGACGGACGCCCCCACCTCGTGCGCCTACGCCGAACCCGGCTTCCCCCGCGCCCACCTGGCCGGCTGGGGCGAGGGCTGGCACCACATGACCCCGCTGATCGCGGAGACGGTACGGTCCTGCCGCGCGGACGTGCTCCTGGTCTCGCTGGGCCTCATCGACCTCGGCTTCTACACCAACGCCGAGCAGACCGCCGCCAACGTGCGCGCCTTCGTGGCGAACGCGCGCTCGGCGAACCCGCGCGTGCGCGTGGCGGTGATGCCGGTGCTGCACAACATCCGGGTGGACGCCGACGAGACCTTCGCCGAGCAGGTCGCCCACTTCAACGAACTCCTCGTGAAGACCGTCGCCGACCTCGACGCCGAGGGCTCCCCGCTGCTGCTCGTCCCGCCGCCGCCCGGGTACGACTTCCACACCGACACCTACGACGGCACGCACCCCAACGAGAGCGGCGAGCACCGGATCGCGGAGGCCTTCGCGACGGCGATGGACGAGGAGTGGGGGCTCGGCGGCCCCTACTCCCCCGGCCCTTCGTCCCCGTAG
- a CDS encoding aldo/keto reductase translates to MEYTQLGRTGLKVSRLVLGTMNFGPQTDEADSHAIMDAALDAGINFFDTANVYGWGENKGRTEEIIGNWFAQGGDRRDKTVIATKVYGNMGADGEAWPNHDKLSAVNIRRAVDASLKRLRTDHIDLYQFHHIDRATGFDEIWQAIDALVQQGKVLYAGSSNFPGYKIAQANETAARRGGTIGLVSEQCLYNLAERRAEMEVIPAAQEYGLGVIPWSPLHGGLLGGVIKKEVQGGRRASGRAADALADPAKRAQIQAYEDLLDKHGVEPGEAALAWLLTRPGVTGPIVGPRTAEQLASALRAVELELSQELLAGLDEVFPGPGPAPEAFAW, encoded by the coding sequence ATGGAGTACACGCAGCTCGGACGCACGGGACTCAAGGTCAGCCGGCTCGTCCTCGGCACCATGAACTTCGGTCCGCAGACCGACGAGGCCGACAGTCACGCGATCATGGACGCGGCGCTGGACGCCGGCATCAACTTCTTCGACACCGCCAACGTGTACGGCTGGGGCGAGAACAAGGGCCGCACCGAGGAGATCATCGGCAACTGGTTCGCCCAGGGCGGCGACCGGCGCGACAAGACCGTCATCGCCACCAAGGTGTACGGCAACATGGGCGCCGACGGCGAGGCGTGGCCCAACCACGACAAGCTGTCCGCCGTGAACATCCGGCGTGCGGTCGACGCCAGCCTCAAGCGGCTGCGGACGGACCACATCGACCTGTACCAGTTCCACCACATCGACCGCGCCACCGGTTTCGACGAGATCTGGCAGGCCATCGACGCGCTGGTCCAGCAGGGCAAGGTGCTGTACGCGGGGTCCTCGAACTTCCCCGGGTACAAGATCGCGCAGGCCAACGAGACCGCCGCCCGGCGCGGCGGGACCATCGGCCTGGTCAGCGAGCAGTGCCTGTACAACCTGGCCGAGCGCCGCGCCGAGATGGAGGTGATCCCGGCCGCGCAGGAGTACGGCCTCGGCGTCATCCCGTGGTCGCCGCTGCACGGCGGGCTGCTCGGCGGGGTCATCAAGAAGGAGGTCCAGGGCGGTCGCCGGGCCTCCGGACGGGCGGCCGACGCCCTGGCCGACCCGGCGAAGCGGGCGCAGATCCAGGCGTACGAGGACCTGCTCGACAAGCACGGCGTCGAGCCGGGCGAGGCCGCGCTGGCATGGCTGCTGACCAGGCCCGGCGTGACCGGCCCCATCGTGGGCCCGCGCACCGCCGAGCAGCTCGCGTCGGCACTGCGGGCCGTGGAGCTGGAGCTGTCGCAGGAGCTGCTGGCCGGGCTCGACGAGGTCTTCCCGGGCCCGGGGCCCGCTCCGGAGGCCTTCGCCTGGTAG
- a CDS encoding Uma2 family endonuclease, which translates to MTVLDDRTAMAESDNTRRLDEMFERLERMPVPEGYKVEIVGGVVYMAPQRDIHWQTILEILWALEDHFGRRQARIFSDVRIDFPGYENGFCPDVAKIKSGAKKDDNGKWRYEDVEFVAEVISRGTARNDYEAKKTAYALAEVPVYLIADPYARRCRLFTEPKDGIYVTDTSIEYGGVVDMTNTHLGLTLETADFPRD; encoded by the coding sequence ATGACCGTCCTTGACGACAGGACCGCGATGGCCGAGAGCGACAACACGCGTCGACTCGACGAGATGTTCGAGCGACTCGAGAGGATGCCCGTCCCCGAGGGTTACAAGGTCGAGATCGTCGGGGGGGTTGTCTACATGGCACCACAGCGGGACATCCACTGGCAGACCATCCTCGAGATCCTCTGGGCTCTGGAAGATCACTTCGGACGGCGGCAGGCGAGAATCTTCTCGGACGTCCGCATCGACTTCCCCGGCTACGAGAACGGATTCTGTCCGGACGTCGCCAAGATCAAAAGTGGGGCGAAGAAGGACGACAACGGCAAGTGGCGTTACGAGGATGTCGAGTTCGTCGCCGAAGTCATTTCCAGAGGCACGGCGCGGAACGACTACGAAGCCAAGAAGACCGCCTATGCCCTCGCGGAGGTACCGGTCTATCTCATCGCTGACCCCTATGCACGCAGGTGCCGCTTGTTCACCGAGCCCAAGGACGGCATCTACGTGACCGACACCTCCATCGAGTACGGCGGAGTCGTAGACATGACAAACACCCACCTCGGCCTCACTCTCGAGACAGCGGACTTCCCCCGCGACTGA
- a CDS encoding WD40 repeat domain-containing protein, translating into MRRPFALLASALLVGAFAVPASAADADDGPAGSDGFTIKDPRITESSGLAASRLHPGIYWTHNDQDTGPYIYAVDGATGETVARVALSGVGTPRDVEAIAIGPGNKIFVGDIGDNDGVTWPYVWIYELPEPTELKDQTVKATQYVVKYTDGSRDAESMVVHPKTGRVYIIDKNEDGGHLYEGPAKLSPSGTNVFKPTVPVDLWATDAAFSPDGEQLAVRGYLGGIWYDWNGGKIKRGERISVPLGQGESATYTTDGKKLLLGMEGVNSPVKAQDVPGGGGDSGGGSGSGSHASGADSNGPGGNTLKVGAVGLLVALAALLGLRRIFRRR; encoded by the coding sequence ATGCGCCGACCCTTCGCCCTCCTCGCCTCGGCCCTTCTCGTGGGTGCGTTCGCCGTGCCCGCCTCCGCGGCGGACGCGGACGACGGGCCCGCCGGGAGCGACGGCTTCACGATCAAGGACCCGCGCATCACCGAGTCCAGCGGCCTCGCCGCGTCCCGTCTGCACCCCGGCATCTACTGGACCCACAACGACCAGGACACCGGCCCGTACATCTACGCCGTGGACGGCGCCACCGGCGAGACCGTCGCCCGCGTCGCGCTGTCCGGCGTCGGCACGCCCCGCGACGTCGAGGCGATCGCCATCGGCCCCGGCAACAAGATCTTCGTCGGCGACATCGGCGACAACGACGGCGTGACCTGGCCGTACGTGTGGATCTACGAGCTGCCCGAGCCGACGGAGCTGAAGGACCAGACCGTCAAGGCGACGCAGTACGTCGTGAAGTACACGGACGGTTCCCGCGACGCGGAGTCGATGGTGGTCCACCCGAAGACCGGGCGGGTCTACATCATCGACAAGAACGAGGACGGCGGGCACCTGTACGAGGGCCCGGCCAAGCTCTCCCCCTCCGGCACCAACGTCTTCAAGCCCACCGTCCCCGTCGACCTCTGGGCCACGGACGCGGCCTTCTCCCCGGACGGCGAGCAGCTCGCCGTGCGCGGCTACCTCGGGGGCATCTGGTACGACTGGAACGGCGGGAAGATCAAGCGCGGGGAGCGGATCAGCGTGCCCCTGGGCCAGGGCGAGTCCGCCACCTACACCACCGACGGCAAGAAGCTGCTGCTCGGCATGGAGGGCGTCAACAGCCCGGTGAAGGCCCAGGACGTGCCCGGCGGCGGTGGCGACTCGGGCGGCGGATCGGGTTCCGGTTCCCATGCCTCGGGTGCGGACTCCAACGGTCCGGGCGGCAACACGCTCAAGGTGGGGGCGGTCGGGCTGCTCGTCGCGCTGGCCGCGCTGTTGGGGCTACGCCGGATCTTCCGGCGTCGCTGA